One Meles meles chromosome 11, mMelMel3.1 paternal haplotype, whole genome shotgun sequence DNA segment encodes these proteins:
- the NPDC1 gene encoding neural proliferation differentiation and control protein 1 isoform X6, which yields MARAGPDWVSAGGGAARQDSLCQGWAKPGGDLALPFASFLDAAACPGSLDCALKRRARCAPGAHVCGPCLQPFQEDPRGHCVPRTRRLVGESLPRPRLEDEIDFLAQELARQEPRPSMLTGQPQPEAGQRLLEPAATLGLSERRQGPDLGAPSTRGAPAPTPHTSLGSPASSVPVHVAPLEPRGGRGDGLALVLLVACSVAGAAALALAALCWCSPATRGWRRAPRCTTTSTRGSRCGAWSDEENEDGDFTVYECPGLAPTGEMEVRNPLFDHSSLSAPLPQ from the exons ATGGCCAGAGCCGGGCCAGACTGGGTCagcgctgggggaggggctgccaggCAGGACAGCCTCTGCCAGGGCTGGGCCAAGCCTGGCGGTGATCTGGCTCTGCCTTTTGCTTCCTTCCTAGATGCAGCCGCCTGTCCTGGGAGCCTGGACTGCGCTCTGAAGAGGCGGGCACGGTGCGCCCCTGGAGCGCATGTCTGTGGGCCCTGCCTCCAGCCCTTCCAGGAAGACCCACGGGGACACTGTGTGCCCAGGACGCGCCGGCTTGTGG GGGAGAGCCTGCCCAGGCCCAGACTGGAAGATGAGATTGACTTCCTGGCCCAGGAGCTGGCCCGGCAGGAGCCTCGGCCCTCCATGCTCACCGGGCAGCCCCAGCCTGAAGCTGGACAGCGGCTGCTGGAGCCGG cGGCCACCCTGGGGCTCTCAGAGCGCCGCCAGGGCCCCGACCTGGGCGCCCCCTCCACTCGAGGAGCCCCTGCACCCACGCCCCACACCTCCTTGGGCTCCCCCGCGTCCTCTGTGCCCGTGCACGTGGCCCCCTTGGAGCCCCGGGGCGGGCGCGGTGACGGACTCGCCCTCG TGCTCCTCGTGGCGTGCTCGGTAGCCGGCGCGGCTGCCCTGGCCCTGGCCGCCCTGTGCTGGTGCAG CCCGGCGACCAGAGGCTGGCGCAGAGCGCCGAGATGTACCACTACCAGCACCAGAGGCAGCAGATGCGGTGCCTGGAGCG ACGAGGAGAACGAAGACGGGGACTTCACGGTTTACGAGTGCCCGGGCCTGGCCCCG ACCGGAGAGATGGAGGTCCGGAACCCGCTGTTCGACCACTCCTCGCTGTCCGCGCCCCTGCCGCAGTGA
- the NPDC1 gene encoding neural proliferation differentiation and control protein 1 isoform X2, with the protein MATPVPPPSPRHLRLLRLLLSGLVLGAALRGASAGRPDAAACPGSLDCALKRRARCAPGAHVCGPCLQPFQEDPRGHCVPRTRRLVGESLPRPRLEDEIDFLAQELARQEPRPSMLTGQPQPEAGQRLLEPAATLGLSERRQGPDLGAPSTRGAPAPTPHTSLGSPASSVPVHVAPLEPRGGRGDGLALVLLVACSVAGAAALALAALCWCSPATRGWRRAPRCTTTSTRGSRCGAWSGIKSRPRSWSPCPQTRRTKTGTSRFTSARAWPRPERWRSGTRCSTTPRCPRPCRSDLKAASPFSRTARPRGGEGRGAALPVKETMFSQWACLWLGQGTRGAGREPLTEETQPPSAGTFSFFLHLSC; encoded by the exons ATGCAGCCGCCTGTCCTGGGAGCCTGGACTGCGCTCTGAAGAGGCGGGCACGGTGCGCCCCTGGAGCGCATGTCTGTGGGCCCTGCCTCCAGCCCTTCCAGGAAGACCCACGGGGACACTGTGTGCCCAGGACGCGCCGGCTTGTGG GGGAGAGCCTGCCCAGGCCCAGACTGGAAGATGAGATTGACTTCCTGGCCCAGGAGCTGGCCCGGCAGGAGCCTCGGCCCTCCATGCTCACCGGGCAGCCCCAGCCTGAAGCTGGACAGCGGCTGCTGGAGCCGG cGGCCACCCTGGGGCTCTCAGAGCGCCGCCAGGGCCCCGACCTGGGCGCCCCCTCCACTCGAGGAGCCCCTGCACCCACGCCCCACACCTCCTTGGGCTCCCCCGCGTCCTCTGTGCCCGTGCACGTGGCCCCCTTGGAGCCCCGGGGCGGGCGCGGTGACGGACTCGCCCTCG TGCTCCTCGTGGCGTGCTCGGTAGCCGGCGCGGCTGCCCTGGCCCTGGCCGCCCTGTGCTGGTGCAG CCCGGCGACCAGAGGCTGGCGCAGAGCGCCGAGATGTACCACTACCAGCACCAGAGGCAGCAGATGCGGTGCCTGGAGCG GCATAAAGAGCCGCCCCAGGAGCTGGAGTCCTTGTCCTCAGACGAGGAGAACGAAGACGGGGACTTCACGGTTTACGAGTGCCCGGGCCTGGCCCCG ACCGGAGAGATGGAGGTCCGGAACCCGCTGTTCGACCACTCCTCGCTGTCCGCGCCCCTGCCGCAGTGACCTGAAGgctgcctctcccttctcccgGACTGCACGGCCCAGGGGCGGGGAGGGCCGGGGCGCAGCGCTTCCCGTTAAAGAGACCATGTTCTCGCAGTGGGCGTGCTTGTGGCTGGGCCAGGGCacgaggggggcggggcgggaacCCCTTACCGAGGAGACTCAGCCCCCTTCTGCCGggaccttctctttcttcttgcacCTGTCCTGTTGA
- the NPDC1 gene encoding neural proliferation differentiation and control protein 1 isoform X1, with protein sequence MARAGPDWVSAGGGAARQDSLCQGWAKPGGDLALPFASFLDAAACPGSLDCALKRRARCAPGAHVCGPCLQPFQEDPRGHCVPRTRRLVGESLPRPRLEDEIDFLAQELARQEPRPSMLTGQPQPEAGQRLLEPAATLGLSERRQGPDLGAPSTRGAPAPTPHTSLGSPASSVPVHVAPLEPRGGRGDGLALVLLVACSVAGAAALALAALCWCSPATRGWRRAPRCTTTSTRGSRCGAWSGIKSRPRSWSPCPQTRRTKTGTSRFTSARAWPRPERWRSGTRCSTTPRCPRPCRSDLKAASPFSRTARPRGGEGRGAALPVKETMFSQWACLWLGQGTRGAGREPLTEETQPPSAGTFSFFLHLSC encoded by the exons ATGGCCAGAGCCGGGCCAGACTGGGTCagcgctgggggaggggctgccaggCAGGACAGCCTCTGCCAGGGCTGGGCCAAGCCTGGCGGTGATCTGGCTCTGCCTTTTGCTTCCTTCCTAGATGCAGCCGCCTGTCCTGGGAGCCTGGACTGCGCTCTGAAGAGGCGGGCACGGTGCGCCCCTGGAGCGCATGTCTGTGGGCCCTGCCTCCAGCCCTTCCAGGAAGACCCACGGGGACACTGTGTGCCCAGGACGCGCCGGCTTGTGG GGGAGAGCCTGCCCAGGCCCAGACTGGAAGATGAGATTGACTTCCTGGCCCAGGAGCTGGCCCGGCAGGAGCCTCGGCCCTCCATGCTCACCGGGCAGCCCCAGCCTGAAGCTGGACAGCGGCTGCTGGAGCCGG cGGCCACCCTGGGGCTCTCAGAGCGCCGCCAGGGCCCCGACCTGGGCGCCCCCTCCACTCGAGGAGCCCCTGCACCCACGCCCCACACCTCCTTGGGCTCCCCCGCGTCCTCTGTGCCCGTGCACGTGGCCCCCTTGGAGCCCCGGGGCGGGCGCGGTGACGGACTCGCCCTCG TGCTCCTCGTGGCGTGCTCGGTAGCCGGCGCGGCTGCCCTGGCCCTGGCCGCCCTGTGCTGGTGCAG CCCGGCGACCAGAGGCTGGCGCAGAGCGCCGAGATGTACCACTACCAGCACCAGAGGCAGCAGATGCGGTGCCTGGAGCG GCATAAAGAGCCGCCCCAGGAGCTGGAGTCCTTGTCCTCAGACGAGGAGAACGAAGACGGGGACTTCACGGTTTACGAGTGCCCGGGCCTGGCCCCG ACCGGAGAGATGGAGGTCCGGAACCCGCTGTTCGACCACTCCTCGCTGTCCGCGCCCCTGCCGCAGTGACCTGAAGgctgcctctcccttctcccgGACTGCACGGCCCAGGGGCGGGGAGGGCCGGGGCGCAGCGCTTCCCGTTAAAGAGACCATGTTCTCGCAGTGGGCGTGCTTGTGGCTGGGCCAGGGCacgaggggggcggggcgggaacCCCTTACCGAGGAGACTCAGCCCCCTTCTGCCGggaccttctctttcttcttgcacCTGTCCTGTTGA
- the NPDC1 gene encoding neural proliferation differentiation and control protein 1 isoform X3: MARAGPDWVSAGGGAARQDSLCQGWAKPGGDLALPFASFLDAAACPGSLDCALKRRARCAPGAHVCGPCLQPFQEDPRGHCVPRTRRLVGESLPRPRLEDEIDFLAQELARQEPRPSMLTGQPQPEAGQRLLEPAATLGLSERRQGPDLGAPSTRGAPAPTPHTSLGSPASSVPVHVAPLEPRGGRGDGLALVLLVACSVAGAAALALAALCWCRLQRDARLTQKADYAAPQAPGSPAAPGISPGDQRLAQSAEMYHYQHQRQQMRCLERHKEPPQELESLSSDEENEDGDFTVYECPGLAPTGEMEVRNPLFDHSSLSAPLPQ, from the exons ATGGCCAGAGCCGGGCCAGACTGGGTCagcgctgggggaggggctgccaggCAGGACAGCCTCTGCCAGGGCTGGGCCAAGCCTGGCGGTGATCTGGCTCTGCCTTTTGCTTCCTTCCTAGATGCAGCCGCCTGTCCTGGGAGCCTGGACTGCGCTCTGAAGAGGCGGGCACGGTGCGCCCCTGGAGCGCATGTCTGTGGGCCCTGCCTCCAGCCCTTCCAGGAAGACCCACGGGGACACTGTGTGCCCAGGACGCGCCGGCTTGTGG GGGAGAGCCTGCCCAGGCCCAGACTGGAAGATGAGATTGACTTCCTGGCCCAGGAGCTGGCCCGGCAGGAGCCTCGGCCCTCCATGCTCACCGGGCAGCCCCAGCCTGAAGCTGGACAGCGGCTGCTGGAGCCGG cGGCCACCCTGGGGCTCTCAGAGCGCCGCCAGGGCCCCGACCTGGGCGCCCCCTCCACTCGAGGAGCCCCTGCACCCACGCCCCACACCTCCTTGGGCTCCCCCGCGTCCTCTGTGCCCGTGCACGTGGCCCCCTTGGAGCCCCGGGGCGGGCGCGGTGACGGACTCGCCCTCG TGCTCCTCGTGGCGTGCTCGGTAGCCGGCGCGGCTGCCCTGGCCCTGGCCGCCCTGTGCTGGTGCAG GCTGCAGCGAGACGCCCGCCTGACCCAGAAGGCCGACTACGCGGCCCCGCAGGCACCCGGCTCCCCCGCAGCGCCCGGGATCTCG CCCGGCGACCAGAGGCTGGCGCAGAGCGCCGAGATGTACCACTACCAGCACCAGAGGCAGCAGATGCGGTGCCTGGAGCG GCATAAAGAGCCGCCCCAGGAGCTGGAGTCCTTGTCCTCAGACGAGGAGAACGAAGACGGGGACTTCACGGTTTACGAGTGCCCGGGCCTGGCCCCG ACCGGAGAGATGGAGGTCCGGAACCCGCTGTTCGACCACTCCTCGCTGTCCGCGCCCCTGCCGCAGTGA
- the NPDC1 gene encoding neural proliferation differentiation and control protein 1 isoform X5 produces the protein MARAGPDWVSAGGGAARQDSLCQGWAKPGGDLALPFASFLDAAACPGSLDCALKRRARCAPGAHVCGPCLQPFQEDPRGHCVPRTRRLVGESLPRPRLEDEIDFLAQELARQEPRPSMLTGQPQPEAGQRLLEPAATLGLSERRQGPDLGAPSTRGAPAPTPHTSLGSPASSVPVHVAPLEPRGGRGDGLALVLLVACSVAGAAALALAALCWCRLQRDARLTQKADYAAPQAPGSPAAPGISPGDQRLAQSAEMYHYQHQRQQMRCLERRGERRRGLHGLRVPGPGPDRRDGGPEPAVRPLLAVRAPAAVT, from the exons ATGGCCAGAGCCGGGCCAGACTGGGTCagcgctgggggaggggctgccaggCAGGACAGCCTCTGCCAGGGCTGGGCCAAGCCTGGCGGTGATCTGGCTCTGCCTTTTGCTTCCTTCCTAGATGCAGCCGCCTGTCCTGGGAGCCTGGACTGCGCTCTGAAGAGGCGGGCACGGTGCGCCCCTGGAGCGCATGTCTGTGGGCCCTGCCTCCAGCCCTTCCAGGAAGACCCACGGGGACACTGTGTGCCCAGGACGCGCCGGCTTGTGG GGGAGAGCCTGCCCAGGCCCAGACTGGAAGATGAGATTGACTTCCTGGCCCAGGAGCTGGCCCGGCAGGAGCCTCGGCCCTCCATGCTCACCGGGCAGCCCCAGCCTGAAGCTGGACAGCGGCTGCTGGAGCCGG cGGCCACCCTGGGGCTCTCAGAGCGCCGCCAGGGCCCCGACCTGGGCGCCCCCTCCACTCGAGGAGCCCCTGCACCCACGCCCCACACCTCCTTGGGCTCCCCCGCGTCCTCTGTGCCCGTGCACGTGGCCCCCTTGGAGCCCCGGGGCGGGCGCGGTGACGGACTCGCCCTCG TGCTCCTCGTGGCGTGCTCGGTAGCCGGCGCGGCTGCCCTGGCCCTGGCCGCCCTGTGCTGGTGCAG GCTGCAGCGAGACGCCCGCCTGACCCAGAAGGCCGACTACGCGGCCCCGCAGGCACCCGGCTCCCCCGCAGCGCCCGGGATCTCG CCCGGCGACCAGAGGCTGGCGCAGAGCGCCGAGATGTACCACTACCAGCACCAGAGGCAGCAGATGCGGTGCCTGGAGCG ACGAGGAGAACGAAGACGGGGACTTCACGGTTTACGAGTGCCCGGGCCTGGCCCCG ACCGGAGAGATGGAGGTCCGGAACCCGCTGTTCGACCACTCCTCGCTGTCCGCGCCCCTGCCGCAGTGACCTGA